The Nocardia arthritidis genome has a window encoding:
- a CDS encoding type II toxin-antitoxin system VapB family antitoxin encodes MKNEVPVSGAVRIEPDRRLLAAAAAIMGTATSTATVNEALRRIVVHERQLRHLERLAAGVLSNAFAPDPLAVER; translated from the coding sequence ATGAAAAACGAAGTCCCCGTCAGCGGCGCCGTACGGATCGAACCCGATCGGCGACTGCTCGCCGCGGCCGCGGCCATCATGGGCACCGCGACCAGCACCGCGACCGTCAACGAGGCGCTGCGCCGCATCGTGGTGCACGAGCGCCAGCTGCGTCACCTGGAAAGGCTTGCGGCAGGGGTACTTTCGAACGCATTCGCCCCGGACCCGCTGGCGGTGGAACGCTAG
- a CDS encoding amidase: protein MEKSVVVADRLHGMSASEIRERVVAGEWSPHEVCEMASGAAAEIGGALGAFITITPEVAYRHAANALRQLEQGDPGPLCGVPIGVKDVFDVAGVPTTTGSLARRESVAAQDASCVARLVSAGAMVIGKTNMPEFAMLPRTVNRLGGECVNPVDGTRISGGSSGGSAAAVAAGIVPIALGTDAGGSTRIPAALCGTVGVHSTPGAVDGRGTYRSSALLTSIGPIARTVGDAALVLDLLGAQADYRSAALRGRWVGRSGLDSNADPRVLAAVRGICDRLGDKGIDIADSDASLSADRYIDSFHVVLNGDRYRQLHRFIDDPAAHALLTDYARRILAEGARVTDAEYATAVTTRRDAAAHLETLLAGTDFLVTPTVSVTAPRAADPLDHAGLIAFTYLVNYTGYTAVSVPCGIVDGLPIGIQLIGRPGAESTLLDAARRIERLNAE from the coding sequence ATGGAGAAGTCTGTAGTGGTGGCTGATCGATTGCACGGCATGTCCGCCAGCGAGATTCGGGAGCGCGTCGTCGCGGGGGAGTGGAGTCCGCACGAGGTCTGCGAGATGGCGTCGGGGGCGGCCGCCGAAATCGGTGGTGCGCTGGGGGCGTTCATCACCATCACGCCGGAGGTCGCATATCGCCATGCCGCCAACGCGTTGCGGCAGTTGGAGCAGGGGGATCCCGGTCCGCTGTGCGGGGTGCCGATCGGGGTCAAGGATGTCTTCGACGTCGCGGGCGTACCTACCACGACGGGGTCGCTGGCGCGCCGCGAATCCGTTGCGGCGCAGGACGCGTCGTGTGTCGCCCGGCTGGTCTCGGCCGGTGCGATGGTGATCGGCAAGACGAATATGCCGGAATTCGCCATGCTGCCGCGGACCGTGAACCGGCTGGGCGGCGAATGCGTCAATCCCGTTGACGGGACCCGTATTTCCGGTGGCTCCAGCGGCGGGTCGGCGGCGGCGGTCGCGGCCGGTATCGTGCCGATCGCACTGGGCACCGACGCGGGCGGTTCGACGCGGATTCCGGCGGCGCTGTGCGGAACGGTCGGCGTGCATTCGACCCCGGGCGCGGTCGACGGCCGCGGAACCTACCGCAGCAGTGCGCTTTTGACGTCGATCGGCCCGATTGCCCGCACTGTCGGCGATGCCGCGCTGGTGCTGGATCTGCTCGGCGCGCAGGCGGATTACCGCTCAGCCGCGCTGCGCGGTCGATGGGTCGGCCGATCCGGCCTGGACTCGAACGCCGACCCGAGGGTGCTCGCGGCGGTGCGCGGTATCTGTGATCGATTGGGCGACAAGGGTATCGATATCGCCGACAGTGATGCGAGCCTGTCGGCCGATCGCTACATCGACTCCTTCCATGTCGTGCTGAACGGTGACCGCTACCGCCAGCTGCATCGGTTCATCGACGACCCGGCCGCGCACGCCCTGCTGACCGACTACGCCCGCCGCATTCTGGCCGAGGGCGCCCGCGTCACCGATGCCGAATACGCGACGGCCGTCACCACCCGCCGAGACGCGGCGGCACACCTCGAAACCCTGCTCGCCGGAACGGATTTCCTGGTCACACCGACGGTATCGGTGACCGCCCCGCGCGCCGCGGACCCGCTCGACCACGCGGGCCTCATCGCCTTCACCTATCTGGTGAACTACACCGGATACACCGCCGTCAGCGTGCCGTGCGGCATCGTCGACGGCCTGCCGATCGGCATTCAGCTCATCGGCCGCCCCGGCGCCGAGTCGACTTTGTTGGACGCGGCCCGCCGGATCGAGCGCCTGAACGCCGAATAG
- a CDS encoding DUF2510 domain-containing protein, with protein MGALSIWHILILLVPIVLIGGVVAIVLAVAKSGKPRPLAFPPGWYPDPTGAPIQRYWDGTKWTAQQPLP; from the coding sequence ATGGGCGCGTTGAGCATTTGGCACATCCTGATCCTGCTCGTCCCGATCGTGTTGATCGGTGGTGTGGTCGCGATAGTCCTCGCAGTCGCGAAATCCGGGAAGCCTCGGCCGCTCGCGTTCCCGCCGGGGTGGTATCCCGATCCCACCGGTGCGCCTATCCAGCGTTACTGGGATGGCACGAAATGGACCGCGCAGCAGCCACTTCCGTAG
- a CDS encoding RDD family protein, translating into MSDYRGKYPHGPHGGEDDPRYPSPRELRKFLAACVDVAVHVVPPFAILFAATHGQHTPKQFITLFAAAVGTFVVVTFVHMTVIQGIAHATLGKALFGLVVIRRSDGSWPTFGNLARRWIGGVFEKIWDWFTDWVFDENTNHDFWYLTVVRRRDVLALRAAQAANAYAAQPYPQAQPYPPAAPFPPGQSNPVPAPGYPHQGQPYLPQNHGPGQYRR; encoded by the coding sequence GTGAGCGATTACCGGGGGAAGTATCCGCACGGACCACACGGCGGCGAGGACGATCCGCGATACCCCTCGCCCCGTGAGCTTCGCAAGTTCCTGGCGGCCTGCGTCGATGTGGCGGTGCACGTTGTACCGCCGTTCGCGATACTGTTCGCGGCCACGCATGGGCAGCACACGCCGAAGCAGTTCATCACGTTGTTCGCGGCGGCGGTCGGCACCTTCGTCGTGGTGACGTTCGTCCACATGACGGTGATCCAGGGGATCGCCCACGCGACGCTCGGCAAGGCGCTGTTCGGGCTGGTCGTGATCCGCCGCAGCGACGGATCGTGGCCGACGTTCGGGAATCTGGCACGCCGGTGGATCGGCGGCGTATTCGAGAAGATCTGGGATTGGTTCACCGACTGGGTGTTCGACGAGAACACCAACCATGATTTCTGGTATCTGACGGTGGTGCGGCGGCGGGATGTGCTGGCGTTGCGTGCGGCACAGGCTGCGAATGCCTATGCCGCGCAACCATATCCGCAGGCGCAGCCGTATCCGCCCGCAGCGCCTTTCCCGCCGGGGCAATCGAATCCCGTTCCCGCACCAGGGTATCCACACCAGGGCCAGCCCTACCTGCCGCAAAACCATGGACCCGGCCAGTATCGCCGGTGA
- a CDS encoding phenylalanine 4-monooxygenase, with protein MFTEAQLYSPVTRTGDGDVTVHLSDEHPGVHDPAYRARRNAIAAMALEYRPGQPQPRIDYTDEEQQVWRIVSAELRRKHERYACSEVRDAAALLGLPTDHIPQLDEVSALLAPLTGFRYVPAAGLVPLRQFFGSFADRIFHSTQYIRHHSAPLYTPEPDAIHEIIGHANQIASPRFAEIYAAVGEAVNRLETDRALKFLADVFWFSMEFGVVREGDDIRCYGAGLLSSFGEIEEFRHAQLRPLDVVAMGTAVYDITHYQPILYCAESVSEIEDVIGGFFATMDDETPDRAAHSAHA; from the coding sequence ATGTTCACCGAGGCACAGCTGTATTCGCCCGTGACCCGAACCGGCGACGGCGACGTGACGGTGCATTTGAGCGACGAGCACCCTGGCGTGCACGACCCGGCTTACCGGGCGCGCCGCAACGCGATCGCCGCGATGGCACTGGAATACCGACCCGGCCAGCCGCAACCGCGCATCGACTACACAGACGAGGAGCAGCAGGTATGGCGCATCGTCTCCGCCGAACTGCGGCGTAAACACGAGAGATACGCCTGCTCGGAAGTGCGGGACGCGGCGGCGCTGCTCGGCCTGCCCACCGACCACATTCCACAGCTGGACGAGGTCTCCGCCCTGCTCGCGCCGCTCACCGGCTTCCGCTACGTGCCCGCCGCCGGGCTGGTGCCGCTGCGTCAGTTCTTCGGATCGTTCGCCGACCGGATCTTCCACTCCACCCAGTACATCCGGCACCACTCCGCGCCGCTGTACACGCCGGAGCCGGATGCCATCCACGAGATCATTGGTCATGCCAACCAGATCGCCAGCCCGCGCTTCGCCGAGATCTACGCGGCCGTCGGCGAGGCCGTCAATCGGCTGGAAACCGATCGGGCGCTGAAGTTCCTGGCCGACGTGTTCTGGTTCTCGATGGAATTCGGCGTGGTCCGGGAGGGTGACGATATCCGCTGCTACGGCGCGGGCCTGCTCTCCTCCTTCGGCGAGATCGAGGAATTCCGGCACGCGCAGTTGCGTCCGCTCGATGTGGTCGCGATGGGTACCGCCGTCTACGACATCACCCATTACCAGCCGATCCTGTACTGCGCCGAATCGGTCTCCGAGATCGAGGACGTGATCGGCGGCTTCTTCGCCACCATGGACGACGAAACCCCGGACCGGGCAGCGCATTCCGCGCACGCCTGA